The Arachis ipaensis cultivar K30076 chromosome B07, Araip1.1, whole genome shotgun sequence genome includes a window with the following:
- the LOC107607116 gene encoding protein FAR1-RELATED SEQUENCE 5-like, whose protein sequence is MQEEGLDIEMEEDGYDEDSFNQAPGNFSMSPEAGLLSAEDVLKLEFSCLEEATIFYEEYSRAKGFTIRQEKKLKNKKGEFVSLRQVGISILNIYKSFTAQAGGFNLVPFTKRDLHNEAKRQRLLQNGDVNAALRMLERPGGCRQDDYNIFGDVLAFDATYGRNKANLPGVIIDDDRSTRLAIQEVFSGAYHWLCAWHLLKNTTSNVCQTRFMTLFRHCMLAVLEVEEFEKHWEAMMEECGVREVAWVNDIYKKKSSWATTYISGRFFTGIRISSRCESIHAKLGRFVERRYDIFEFVMNFQCCVDFLRDNEEELNFRSSYGTPVLQMQFPELEKFGTMNFTKEIFSRYRESFKRCVRVTILECIEREEGCIYVTQKYHRPQMR, encoded by the exons ATGCAG gaaGAGGGGTTGGATATTGAGATGGAGGAAGATGGCTACGATGAAGATTCTTTTAACCAAGCACCAGGTAATTTTAGCATGTCACCAGAGGCAGGTTTGTTAAGTGCAGAGGATGTGCTGAAGTTGGAGTTTAGTTGTCTAGAAGAGGCAACAATTTTTTATGAAGAGTATAGCCGAGCAAAGGGTTTTACGATACGACAAGAGAAGAAATTGAAGAATAAGAAAGGGGAGTTTGTTAG CTTGAGGCAAGTTGGGATCTCGATTCTAAATATATACAAGTCATTTACCGCACAGGCTGGTGGGTTCAATCTTGTTCCTTTTACCAAAAGAGACCTTCACAATGAGGCTAAGCGGCAGAGGCTATTGCAAAATGGTGATGTTAATGCAGCGTTAAGGATGTTGGAGCGGCCGGGGGGATGCCG CCAGGATGACTACAACATTTTTGGGGATGTTTTGGCCTTTGATGCCACTTATGGCAGGAACAA GGCAAATCTCCCAGGGGTGATAATAGACGATGATCGATCGACAAGGTTAGCTATTCAGGAGGTCTTCTCAGGTGCCTATCACTGGCTATGTGCTTGGCATCTATTGAAGAATACGACATCGAACGTGTGTCAGACACGGTTCATGACCTTGTTTAGGCATTGTATGCTGGCTGTCTTGGAGGTAGAGGAGTTTGAGAAACACTGGGAGGCAATGATGGAGGAGTGCGGTGTAAGGGAAGTGGCGTGGGTAAATGATATTTACAAGAAGAAGTCCTCGTGGGCCACGACATACATAAGTGGGAGGTTCTTTACTGGTATTAGAATATCCTCTCGTTGTGAGTCGATCCATGCAAAGCTAGGCAGGTTTGTGGAAAGAAGATACGACATCTTTGAGTTTGTAATGAATTTTCAGTGTTGTGTTGATTTCCTAAGAGACAATGAGGAGGAGCTAAATTTTCGGTCATCGTATGGGACCCCAGTCCTTCAGATGCAATTCCCAGAGCTTGAGAAGTTTGGTACGATGAATTTTACCAAGGAAATTTTTTCAAGATATCGTGAGTCTTTTAAGAGGTGCGTTAGGGTGACCATATTGGAATGCATAGAGCGTGAGGAGGGTTGCATATATGTGACACAGAAGTATCATAGACCGCAGATGCGGTGA